aattactataagagtaagaattttaaaataaatctcttgtatatttatttacaaaattaattccattttCAATAGAATAGTATTACCTGTatgttttaactaattattataatttttaatagatactcTTAagacaaattcaaaaaatatcaaaacaatattacacaatttcaaattaataaatgacttattaatttattcgttagaaaaaaaaccaaataaatgcttttttcaatatttttttcatagatgCACAGTACAAATTTTTCTCAGATTGATGAACTGACAAATAATgtgagttttaaatataaattatatatttatgagtctcaaaatattaataaacgattaaaataatatgaaaaacaaagtttattttgtgtacacaaacatttttatttgtattattaaatggtataacaaagataattttaatttttcaataaacgaacgaaaatacttaaaaaactaatattatgaaaaaaaaattgaattgcaAGCGCAGTTGCAAAAGTGTGGACTGGCAGGAACGGATGGCGGCCGGCCGCCCGTGCTCGGCCGACGGGATTCCGAGGCGAAAACTCGGGGCGAACCACCGCACTGGTTCGTGTGTCCGATGTGTCGTTTTCGCCCTGGTGCCCCGCCGGTCGAGTTCGAACTGCCGGCCGCCGATGCCGCACACCGATTGGCCCGGAAACGCTGCGGCCGGTCGCAAGCACGTCTCGCAACCGGTCGCAGCGTAGACCGCGCCGCAGGGTGTAACGGAAATCCGTTCCACCGCCATATTTAGCTGAATCTGTTTAATATCTAACTTGGCCGGTAACAGTATCGATGAATATAAGAGTTAAAGTTAAGTTTTCCTTAAACAGACCATCTCTCGTTAAATGTTTCGATTTCGTGTGTGAATTCGTCTCTGTAATCTTCCCCCCCTGGGTGATCCGACGACGCCACACTGCACCCGCAACCGCAGATGGTCTTGAAGACCCTGCGGAGACCTCTCCGCAGGGCCGACAAGAATCGATTCTTTTTCTTTTGCGATGGAGCCGTAGTCTTGTCCGTGTCAATTATAGATGTTTGCGACAATGTCTGTACTTCCGTGAGGCTCACTACCGCGGGCGGCGCAGCAACCTCAACATTTTCCATATTGCAGGGACCGAGTGTTTCAATAACACAAGTCGAAGTTTCAACCGGCGCATTGGTGTCCGCTTCCACGAAACGGATGACGACGGAAGTCATCAGCTCCGTGGAATGCGCCGGCGACAACGTCTCTACTTCCGCGGGGCACACTACCGGCCTCGCCATCTCAATATCGTCCGTCTCGGGACCGGGAATTTCAATTTCACAAGTTTGAGTATCGACCGACGCATTGGTGTCCGCTTCCACGAAACTGATGACTTCCGTCGTCATCAGCTCCGTGGAATGCGCCGGCGACAACGTCTCTTCTTCCGCGGGGCACACCACCGGCCTCGCCACCTCAATATCGTCCGTCTCGGGACCGGGAATTTCAATTTCACAAGTTGGAGTATCGACCGGCGCATTGGTGTCCGTTTCTACGAAACTGATGGCTTCCGTCATCAGCTCCGTAGAATGCGCCGGTTTCAACGTCGGCTCCTCACCTGGGTACACCACCGGAACCGCCACCTCGACATTTTTCTTCCCAGTACTGGGAGTTACAATATCAAAAGTTGAAGTATCGACCGGCGCATTGGTGTCCGTTTCTACGAAACTGATGGCTCCCGTCATCAGCTCCGTAGAATGCACCGGCTTCAACGTCGGCTCCTCACCTGGGTACACCACCGGAACCGCCACCTCGACATTTTTCTTTCCAGTACTGGGAGTTTCAATATCAAAAGTTGATGTTTCTACCGTTGACAATACAGGCGACACATCTGGATCATATAGATCGGATTCAATATCATTTGAACTGGTTGGatccataattaaatatattttatatttcgacttgaaatataaatacaaatttcaatttatatagaaaatacaatttaggtattacaaaactttttgtacaaaaaattgtttagacACCTAGCGAGTATGAACAGTAAGTGAATCAAAAATTTTCTCTATGATACACTTCTTAGAATATCGCCTtgacaacaattaaaaatgacataACAAAATACTATGAACAGCCAATAGATGTATTAAaactcttaaataaaatactacagtttttataatttaatcatattttattatttgacaaattttattggaaaaacatttgtaatttacctactatttactgttataaaatactaaatagtcgggaagtgggtaccgctctgctgtacattagtgggtggggtggacctcggactagggtaggttaaatttgaatgcaatgataggtatcattgtatacgaaaaacaattctgaacggagatgatttgtcagtctagaatatttaacgttagatataaatataaacaattttatgaattttgaactacaaaataatttgcaaatattcatgattttgacaagtttttgtcaacatttgaacttcaaatgctaataaaaaaaaattgtgcctatgtattcttataatttttttatcgctataagaataacttatatgaggaactttgtattaatttttcaaatattttgactccaccaaaaaaattttatcgacacttcaaaaaaaaattcttaggaaaattgaaaatttcatttgtctataaatagctcacaaaaagtcaaaatattttgaaaatcaaatcacgtaaagaaaatgacaatctaaataactggtaaaaattttaagtatttacgacttatactatttgaataacaacaaatatcaaaaatcgtttgaggctaaaccgttatttaacgcggttttgtaaaaatttaaatttcaaacattcataaaaaatttttgtctacatccggtagagttttttttacagatatttgaagaaaaatttatggagaaccttgtactaaattttcaaaacttagttataaaagaaaaaaattttacgattttccaactacaaaattacttgcaaattttcgcaattttgacatatttcgtataaattcgaacttaaagcacttataaaaaaaaattgtgactaacgatttccgatttttttttatcactttaagaacaacttataagaaaccttgtattaaattttctagatTTTCTGGTCAGCCAAAAtctttttatcgttatttaaaaaaaaaaatacttagaaaaatttaaaatttcaattatctataaatagttcaaaaaaagttgagttatagcaaaataaaaaattcgattttgacgaaaactAGTTTTGGGTAAGAAATCCCATTTTTCCCTCAtttttttagggtttttccctattcatttaaaagataatgaaaatttttaacttttgaccccccaaagtaccaactagattcaatttCCTTTTCAAAGAGGGGCTGAAGTcaaaaatcgaagcatttttactgctccaaatgTTGTCgatagacacaaaaaaaaaaaaaaaaaaaaaacacacatcattataaaatcaaaaaatcttaGTACCATTTTTATCggggaaaaaaacaaaaaaaaaaaattaagaaaaactaaaaattgaaatgtttttcgACAATTGATTTctctattttgtaaataactgtaaaaccttgaaacttttacaatgtaattaaataatcatgtagataaaaacataaatgataaaattttcaaaatattttgaatctttTTGAGGAATTTTTGCAtgcaatttttagttaattttttttaaatttatttaagtagatTTTTTTGGAGTTTTTAGGGCATTTGCTTTTCTTAATgaatttttgtgtatttttttaattaatcgaCATCCTATCTTTACTGACTACTCGTATAAGTATTTCATACtggaactaaaaatattaaaatactgttattaACGATTACTTATTGGTcatagatatttgaaaaaaattcaaaataacattttgtaacaatgttaattttttttttataaattgaaaacattatttatggaGACAGCCTCTTTACTAGTTGTACTTTGTacaatgtacttatattattttaaattttactatacactgtaacattttttatttgatttcataaagatatagatattatctattttatattataagtctttaacctattttcgtaattttacgGTATTTATAGaaagattattaaatttcaagttatataagttgatattatattacgggatgattaatatacataattataataattaaatattaaataataaatatattatctcaatatataaaatactatatacctataaaatagtttattaatttatggataaacgaaaaaataatcaaaagtataaaatttaactatcaggtattagaaaataatttttgtaaaggacaaatataattagatattatgtcactcttattttataaatttttaataatattattgcgtattcttagttttgtttttttctctaaaagtattcattaattttgaacatttgttgcaaattaaattgttcagcgcaattttttaacctaatgtttttatatctttgactaattgctataaataaatagcgttcatgacttaaaataataaaattcaacatttattgttgataggtatttatgtttatgacGAATGTCGTGTGCTATTCGTGTACAGTGTAATGTAGGTACACGTACACTGTTTTTATCAAGTATTTTGGGTTTTTTGTTCGTGCCATGAGacataattgaaaaacaacaaaattatcttCCAAAACCATATTACAAGAACAAAGtacattatcttatattaatcTAGCGTAAGTCTGAATGTTTTATAAGGATGTCGGACGATAatgttctaaataaaaataggtattcgGAAAAAAAATACCCAGCTATAGGAAAATAGAGCCCAACTAAAAAcatcactttttttaaaaaaaatttacatttgtagctttattttcaatgtaaCACTTTTTTGGCATAGGTCTACCAACTCGTATATCGCTTGAAAAGTTAATGagtgcaaattaaaaataatgagataAGCATACCTATTAGATTTTCTAATGACAGTTAGCCACAACATTAGAAAACAATGGTACCTACTaggttattatgataattattattttatatatttttaaattacttacatttttttaccactcacatattttaaattgtatacaaatgatAAATGACAATTGACATtactttattctatttatattatgattacatttaattatgtaaatcgaaataaaaacgagtttattgaaataaaggtaaattgtaaaattaaaaaaaaaaaagtgttatgtGTTTAGTTGATAAgggtctttttttttcttagattctaaaaatattatgttgtatcgTTCAATCGTTCAGTGCAGTTTGTGATATCGTAGTGGCGTAGTGGCGGGAAcacgaattaaaatatcattatagtgcattttttaattcgtGGGCGGGAAAATGCTTCTATTTATTTCGATAACGACAGCGCGCTCtagtatagtttattaacaGGCCATCATCACAGAACCGCTAAcgtcattttacatttattgtgGTCGTGGACGTTCGTTATGGTaagataaatttgaattatttatttgattatatacctaacctcAATTCATATCTTCCATGCTATGTTCATGTTTTCCATGgaatttttgtgttttgtttatttgtggGTGTAACTGCAACTGCAGTAGTGACAGCAGCAGCCGTCGACCGAGAGGTGTAGTAGTtcgtgtaatttttatttttcgtcggttcttattttttaatatgtaatttataatttaaattgacgttgtactaaatttaaatgccgtggaaatttaattatgtttaaatttatgtttgtgttcagttcaataatattaaaataggtaagtgTAAAGTTGacatttttgtgtatattattttttcgggTTTATCTAGGCGTTAACAgttacaaaattgatttttttttttacacacgcTATCCGTTTTATTTCACACGCAACCTTAAGTACAACgtagtagttattataaaatacgtgaCCAGAGCACCACTATTCGAgcttaacattaatttttttccccaACCAATCATTTTATATCTACGCTTACCTATTGTTACATTTGttacattgatttaaaatgtcatgGGGGTAGGGGTCActcattcataatatttatgagatactggatattataaactataaagtatgtATCCTTCAACTGTAATTGACTGTTAAATTGTACATGTAAGTTACAAAAGATAAATGCCAATGTATGACTGAGGTCCTATTGACCTATTAGAATAATGGTGTTGGTTGTTCTATTACTACTTTAGACTATTTTTTCCATCAGATTTACTTTGctgctaataataattttctttattttaacttttatttctatgttgctattaatacttaataaggtaatgtttaaactatattgtgctacatagatatataagtatataacttaaaaatactgcaaaatataaactctgtaatagttttagtttgtatgaatttagtagtattcttattttattacaaattgtaaatacatatttgtaatattaaaatgaacaattttataaatattattcaattgtctaattatatgttatcagTAAAAGCATTTACATACACTTTAAATTAGtcactattttcaattttagttaggtatatcaaattctttaacttataacttatatttatgcaatttaaatatgataaacattTAGCATGTATCTAGgtactttaatttatctattacagttataatatttttgttattttatataatatgagttttgaaacttatttgttgttgattaaattaagttgaatttctaaatacaaacatttcatttttaattaaaattcctaGTTggcattaaaatcattattatacttgtcgCGTTAccaggtaaaattattaaccattTGTCTTTTAACTAAAGGTAgctgattaaatttaacactaaatttgtgtttCCCATGtaggtatttcaaaataatcataaaaaaagttactttttttttataaattcacttaattttagttttaaaatctagACAATTTATTCTACTTATGACTCATACTGAGTCATGCTTTTATTTAtctctataaatagttttcttAGTTCTTACTGCTTTCAGATAAGAAGTGTGTAATAGTTAtccatttttctatttataaacaatgacatttttttaaaaaaaaaaaacaacaattattataatgaacaatataaaataatttaagcattatcaaatttaataacctTTATTAGTAgctatattaataagtttgaaaacaaaaaaaacttacattaGTCTTAATTATAcgattaatatacattgtaattatagtttattttcttaatcttTATCTTGCATTGTgtggtatatatttaattaatataaattaatataataattatctcgtaaataataaaattcttaatagttatatgatttttttttagtttttaatcaatttatttggaGCATAAGAACATCAAAATGTACAGCATTTCCAAACATTTACTGTACTCtgctgaattattatttttatttcttgtaaCAACTTCATCTATAAGTAAgtaccaatattatttattaatctacatcatatatttatgttatgtacctacttaataaaagtacattattatttttattttccaaaaataaaataaaattctgaacttttgaaatatgacaatttaattgatttaagtttaattatcaatctttttttttttacttaaaaaaacttaataaatattagtgattattttcttattccataaatattaacatgacAGATAAGAATTcaaatgtgtttataatttggcagatcattaataaattatttcttatatgttgattatttatatatttttatcaaatgattCTAGTTCAATCTCCACCGAGAATTGTCAAAGAACCGTATAcagatgaattattatttcaagtagCCActgttcaaaatcaaaatgttagaCCATTTGTAATTGATTGTGAAGCAGAAGGAGAACCTGCtccaaagtattataattttaaaataacatatttgatgttaaaattgtatacaatttaattttctaaaataatatatttataatttttatgataggtATCGATGGATGAAGAATGGTAAGAATTTTGATTGGCAGGCATATGATGATAGGATAGCTCAACAACCTGGTCGTGGTTCATTAACTGTTACTGAACCCAGAGATGAAGATCTTggtatgtttgtttttatataattattggttaacaacttttataatcaaactacatttttcttttacaggACAATATCAATGTTTTGCTGAAAATCCTTGGGGTACAGCTACTTCTAAATCGGTGATGGTTGTGAAAGctgaattaaattcatttaaagatGAACCAAAACTCTATGTTGAAGCTCAAGAAGGTGATCCATTTAGACTTGCTTGTCATCCTCCAACTGGATGGCCTAAGCCAAATGTATATTGGCTGATAagggtaaataaaaataattaatttatataaagcatacatacaataaataattatgattaacatTCTTTTAGAATAAAGCAGGTGGCTTAACAACTGTTAACAACACTAGAATGACATTAGATCCAGAAGGTAATCTCTGGTTTTCAAATGTAACTAGACATGATACTAGTGATGGatctacatatttttgttacgCTGAATCATTgacaatgtatgtatattttcattattaaaataccatgcagaaaaataaacataacttttgtaatttttaggaGCGAGTATAAATTAGGAAATCCTGtaaatttgaatgttattCAATCCGCAGAAACtgctttacaaaataaatatccacCTACTCAACAATATGTAACTAGAAGAAATGAAGTTGCGTTGTTGGATAAAAAAGTtgaattgttttgtatttatggtGGAACGtaagtgatatattatacttgtttttatatatttgatttgttgtttataaacttattattttaaatgtatacttccAGTCCCTTACCAGAAACTGTTTGGCTTAAAGATGGAAGACCTATCCAATCCAATGAAAGAGTAAGCCAAGGAAATTATGGGAAAAGTTTGATAATTagaaaagttaaatttgaagATAAGGGAAAATATACATGTGAAGTTAGCAATGGTGTAGGATCACCTCAATCATATAACATTGAGTTAGATGTTAtgggtacaataatatttatattagttcatagttataatttacacaataaacttatttatacaaatttgttttctaCGAATTAATTAACAGCTGTGCCATATTTTACTGTGGTTCCACAAATCGTCGAAGGAGCTGAAGGGGAAACTGCAGTTATTAGATGTGAAGCAAGTGGTAATCCAGAACCTACAATTAAATGGATTCATAATGGTCGACCATTAAGCGAAGCTTCACCAAATCCCAGACGTTCTGTTACTTCTAATTCTATTACAATTACACCATTGACTAAAAATGATACTGGAAATTATGGTTGTAATGCAACCAACAGTATCGGATATGTTTACAAGGATGTTTATATCAATGTATTgggtatgttattttaaaattgtattaaaattgttataactttttagtATATCAATAACTTTTTGTGTACTAGCATTGGCACCTGAAATTACTGAACCACCTCATAAAGTAGAAACTGTTGATGGTCGTGCTATTACAATTGGATGTAAAAATTTTGGTGTACCAAAACCACACGTAAAATGGACAAGAAACAATATAGAATTAACAGGTGGACGTTATTCAACACTGGATACTGGTGATTTACAAATAAGGTATGTTTCATCAAAGAGGACCATTAaagttaaatgtattgatattatttaataactaagagTTTTACATTCTTGTGTAGGGAATAACACATGCAGATATAACGGCACACTCTCTTAATATGTTTACCAATCTCTTAATAGAgttatctttaataattaataatatttaaattattcttattatggtaccttaattcatttttacttattgatttaaacattttgttttagtgAAGTGAGTTTTACTGATGCTGGAAACTATACTTGCATTGCTACTAATAACTATGGAACAGCTAATGCATCTGGAACACTCACTGTTAAAggtatgtaatttaatgtatataatatattgagccatttatttatataactaactattattaaaataataacatttaatttttagaacataCACAGATCACTGCTGAACCAGAAGACTATGAAGTAGTTGCTGGAGCAGTGGCCACATTTCATTGTACAGCAACTTCTGATCCATCTTTGCATCTTAACATTGACTGGTTAGCTAAAGATGAACCTATAAATTTTGACTCCGAACCTCGCTTTGTCAAAACTAATGATTATTCTATGACTATTACTAAGACTATTGAATTGGATTCTGGAATGTATACATGCTTAGCTAGAACTGAGTTGGATCAAGCAACAGCTAGTGCCATGCTTATTGTTCAAGTAaacttatttgtatatatgatTATCATAAAGTTTATCTTTACATTGTTTTACATGTTATTTTAGGATAAGCCCAATCCACCACAATTATTAGGAATTActtgtaataaaaaagatgCTGCAGTAAAATGGCAACCCAAAGGAGACAATCGTGCACCTATCCTGCGTTACACTATTGAATACAATACTAGTTTTGCTCCTGATACATGGTCAGTTGCATCAGATAATGTACCTGCATCTGGTCAAACATATATTGTACCAATGACACCATGGGCAAATTTTACTTTTCGAGTAATTGCAGTAAACAAAATTGGTAGATCAAATCCATCTTTACATTCAAGTGTATGTACCACACAACCAGATGTACCTTATAAAAATCCAGAAAACGTTGAAGCTGCTGGTACAACACCAACTAATCTTGTCATAAGCTGGAcagtaagtaatttaaattcaaggaaattgttcaaaaacattttaaaaaaaatttaaaaatatttagccaATGCCAAAAATTGAACATAATGCTCCGGGCCTAAGATACAGAGTTTATTGGAAACAAGACATACCTGGCCAAGTGTGGAATTCAGAAGAAATAACAGATTATACTACAAAAGAATTGAAGATAGAAAATCAACCGACATACCAACGGTATAAAGTCAAAGTAGTTGCATCTAATGAAAAGGGTGAATCTAATGTACTGCAAAATGAAGTCATTGGATATTCCGGCGAAgatggtaaattaaaaattattattaactgttattattttagttgtaattattaatttttatagttcctGTCGAGACTCCTCAAAATCTAACTGTTTTGAATGTTACTGGAAGTAGAAGTGCAATATTAAGTTGGGATCCGGTTTCACCAGAATCTATTAAAGGACATTTTAAGGGCtacaaagtaaatttatttatttatttaatccctaaattatgttattgaattatatttaataattgtttgatatAGATTCAATTTTGGACTGATAGAGATGGAGAAAACAATATGATTGAAGAGCAAGTTAGTTCGGATATGACTAAAGTGgaaattaagaaatttttaccaaatgctAAACACTATGTGCGTATACTTGCACACAACAGTCGTTTTAATGGACCGCCTAGTCAagctataacttttaatactcCTGAAGGAGGTAATTAAATCctataaaatcttataatatatttaatataaaaatagaatatttaagaaGATATCTAATGTTTTCTgtacataaaattacttattaaatgacagattataaattaatttataggattgtaataatgaaaaaatattatgtttagtccCAGGACCTGTTCATGGAGTTGAAGCTGAACAATGGGGTTCTTCtgcaattttattaagttggCAACCACCAGAAGAAGCAAATGGAGTGTTAACAGGCTACGAGATTTCATATGAAGCTATGACTCAAGAAGGCGTTGGAGAAAAGTCACAACGTCCTGCTATTACTGATCCTAAACAGACTACTGCTAAATTAGCTTCACTCAAACCATCAACTAATTATCGAATCTACATCAAAGCAACTACTAAAGCTGGTGTTGGTGAACCGTGCGTACaagttttgtatattttaagtttttatatttaagataataatacagtattattgTTCAATAGATTTTTCATTGAACAACAAACCAAATCTCCTTTACCTGAAGGAACTGAATTGGATAAGCCAGAGTTTAGTTATATCcataaagattataataatgtttttgatacAGTTCGCATTTTATGGACACCTAAACTTGAT
The DNA window shown above is from Aphis gossypii isolate Hap1 chromosome 2, ASM2018417v2, whole genome shotgun sequence and carries:
- the LOC114129029 gene encoding zonadhesin-like isoform X3: MTGAISFVETDTNAPVDTSTFDIVTPSTGKKNVEVAVPVVYPGEEPTLKPAHSTELMTEAISFVETDTNAPVDTPTCEIEIPGPETDDIEVARPVVCPAEEETLSPAHSTELMTTEVISFVEADTNASVDTQTCEIEIPGPETDDIEMARPVVCPAEVETLSPAHSTELMTSVVIRFVEADTNAPVETSTCVIETLGPCNMENVEVAAPPAVVSLTEVQTLSQTSIIDTDKTTAPSQKKKNRFLSALRRGLRRVFKTICGCGCSVASSDHPGGEDYRDEFTHEIETFNERWSV
- the LOC114129029 gene encoding zonadhesin-like isoform X1, which translates into the protein MDPTSSNDIESDLYDPDVSPVLSTVETSTFDIETPSTGKKNVEVAVPVVYPGEEPTLKPAHSTELMTEAISFVETDTNAPVDTPTCEIEIPGPETDDIEVARPVVCPAEEETLSPAHSTELMTTEVISFVEADTNASVDTQTCEIEIPGPETDDIEMARPVVCPAEVETLSPAHSTELMTSVVIRFVEADTNAPVETSTCVIETLGPCNMENVEVAAPPAVVSLTEVQTLSQTSIIDTDKTTAPSQKKKNRFLSALRRGLRRVFKTICGCGCSVASSDHPGGEDYRDEFTHEIETFNERWSV
- the LOC114129029 gene encoding mucin-17-like isoform X2, which translates into the protein MDPTSSNDIESDLYDPDVSPVLSTVETSTFDIETPSTGKKNVEVAVPVVYPGEEPTLKPVHSTELMTGAISFVETDTNAPVDTSTFDIVTPSTGKKNVEVAVPVVYPGEEPTLKPAHSTELMTEAISFVETDTNAPVDTPTCEIEIPGPETDDIEMARPVVCPAEVETLSPAHSTELMTSVVIRFVEADTNAPVETSTCVIETLGPCNMENVEVAAPPAVVSLTEVQTLSQTSIIDTDKTTAPSQKKKNRFLSALRRGLRRVFKTICGCGCSVASSDHPGGEDYRDEFTHEIETFNERWSV